The following coding sequences lie in one Pan paniscus chromosome X, NHGRI_mPanPan1-v2.0_pri, whole genome shotgun sequence genomic window:
- the LOC100973914 gene encoding putative uncharacterized protein CXorf42 isoform X5 gives MSRFRGCSSSSVRFCSAEREASGSGRGNVLQFVQEPQAQQSRPFPAGAQLSLELLFSDWGMEWAQPRLPKPALPLPLVVAFSRAADCAVDHHFRFCLLVRLLRQLLTLLRDEEREVNPWQRKIVV, from the exons ATGTCCCGTTTTCGAGGCTGCAGTAGCTCCAGTGTCCGGTTCTGCAGTGCCGAGAGGGAGGCCTCGGGCTCCGGGCGGGGGAATGTGTTGCAGTTTGTCCAAGAGCCCCAAGCCCAGCAAAGCCGCCCGTTCCCCGCTGGGGCGCAACTCTCACTGGAACTCTTGTTCTCTGACTGGGGAATGGAATGGGCTCAGCCAAGGCTCCCGAAACCAGCCCTGCCGCTCCCACTTGTGGTCGCATTCTCAAGAGCGGCTGACTGCGCCGTGGACCATCACTTTCGCTTCTGCCTGCTCGTGCGCCTATTGCGGCAACTACTCACGCTCCTACGGGACGAGGAGAGGGAGGTGAATCCGTGGCAGAG aaaaatagTAGTCTAG
- the LOC100973914 gene encoding putative uncharacterized protein CXorf42 isoform X2 has protein sequence MSRFRGCSSSSVRFCSAEREASGSGRGNVLQFVQEPQAQQSRPFPAGAQLSLELLFSDWGMEWAQPRLPKPALPLPLVVAFSRAADCAVDHHFRFCLLVRLLRQLLTLLRDEEREVNPWQRQSCSVTQAGVQWHDHGSLQP, from the exons ATGTCCCGTTTTCGAGGCTGCAGTAGCTCCAGTGTCCGGTTCTGCAGTGCCGAGAGGGAGGCCTCGGGCTCCGGGCGGGGGAATGTGTTGCAGTTTGTCCAAGAGCCCCAAGCCCAGCAAAGCCGCCCGTTCCCCGCTGGGGCGCAACTCTCACTGGAACTCTTGTTCTCTGACTGGGGAATGGAATGGGCTCAGCCAAGGCTCCCGAAACCAGCCCTGCCGCTCCCACTTGTGGTCGCATTCTCAAGAGCGGCTGACTGCGCCGTGGACCATCACTTTCGCTTCTGCCTGCTCGTGCGCCTATTGCGGCAACTACTCACGCTCCTACGGGACGAGGAGAGGGAGGTGAATCCGTGGCAGAG gcagtcttgctctgtcacccaggctggagtgcaatggcatgatcatggctcactgcagccttga
- the LOC100973914 gene encoding putative uncharacterized protein CXorf42 isoform X4 produces MSRFRGCSSSSVRFCSAEREASGSGRGNVLQFVQEPQAQQSRPFPAGAQLSLELLFSDWGMEWAQPRLPKPALPLPLVVAFSRAADCAVDHHFRFCLLVRLLRQLLTLLRDEEREVNPWQRPNLQDHP; encoded by the coding sequence ATGTCCCGTTTTCGAGGCTGCAGTAGCTCCAGTGTCCGGTTCTGCAGTGCCGAGAGGGAGGCCTCGGGCTCCGGGCGGGGGAATGTGTTGCAGTTTGTCCAAGAGCCCCAAGCCCAGCAAAGCCGCCCGTTCCCCGCTGGGGCGCAACTCTCACTGGAACTCTTGTTCTCTGACTGGGGAATGGAATGGGCTCAGCCAAGGCTCCCGAAACCAGCCCTGCCGCTCCCACTTGTGGTCGCATTCTCAAGAGCGGCTGACTGCGCCGTGGACCATCACTTTCGCTTCTGCCTGCTCGTGCGCCTATTGCGGCAACTACTCACGCTCCTACGGGACGAGGAGAGGGAGGTGAATCCGTGGCAGAG
- the LOC100973914 gene encoding putative uncharacterized protein CXorf42 isoform X3, with protein MSRFRGCSSSSVRFCSAEREASGSGRGNVLQFVQEPQAQQSRPFPAGAQLSLELLFSDWGMEWAQPRLPKPALPLPLVVAFSRAADCAVDHHFRFCLLVRLLRQLLTLLRDEEREVNPWQSRPNLQDHP; from the coding sequence ATGTCCCGTTTTCGAGGCTGCAGTAGCTCCAGTGTCCGGTTCTGCAGTGCCGAGAGGGAGGCCTCGGGCTCCGGGCGGGGGAATGTGTTGCAGTTTGTCCAAGAGCCCCAAGCCCAGCAAAGCCGCCCGTTCCCCGCTGGGGCGCAACTCTCACTGGAACTCTTGTTCTCTGACTGGGGAATGGAATGGGCTCAGCCAAGGCTCCCGAAACCAGCCCTGCCGCTCCCACTTGTGGTCGCATTCTCAAGAGCGGCTGACTGCGCCGTGGACCATCACTTTCGCTTCTGCCTGCTCGTGCGCCTATTGCGGCAACTACTCACGCTCCTACGGGACGAGGAGAGGGAGGTGAATCCGTGGCAGAG